One part of the Leucobacter triazinivorans genome encodes these proteins:
- a CDS encoding RES family NAD+ phosphorylase, producing the protein MVKKYCCAECFGDPGLTRSIIPKVIADGTGQPRQGDCGYCGTKNTTTIDPSALSQWFEMVLDCYVPDDGGRSLAALLADDWRLFDHPAMDEAHAKELLAEILNDGEIVRKPFVPIDLLFNETPQRWDDLRDEMMHRNRWFLDEPIDLDRLAELLEQLIAPPDALTEITNSWHRSRLLSDDEPFPLDKMGAPPPHLAGHGRANPAGIRYLYLGSTAKTAVAEVRPHTGEKACVAIFKVPSILAVDLRDPRRSASPFILENAEQIAALRSGLPLLERLGEELTKPVQPSSAAFEYIPSQYLCEFIKKRGYQGVIYRSSVSEGVNLALFFPELASPVEINVLHVDRVTVDIASAY; encoded by the coding sequence ATGGTTAAGAAGTACTGTTGTGCAGAATGTTTCGGGGATCCAGGCCTGACCCGGAGCATCATCCCCAAGGTTATCGCTGACGGTACGGGTCAGCCCCGTCAAGGCGACTGCGGTTACTGCGGAACAAAGAACACCACTACTATCGACCCTTCCGCGTTGAGTCAGTGGTTTGAGATGGTTCTCGATTGCTATGTTCCTGACGACGGAGGTAGGTCTCTGGCGGCTCTGCTCGCAGACGACTGGCGACTTTTTGATCACCCTGCAATGGATGAGGCGCACGCCAAGGAGCTTCTCGCGGAGATCCTCAATGATGGTGAGATCGTTCGGAAGCCCTTCGTCCCCATCGACTTACTGTTCAATGAGACGCCTCAACGCTGGGATGACCTCCGTGACGAGATGATGCACCGTAACCGTTGGTTCCTTGATGAGCCAATTGATCTCGACCGCCTGGCTGAACTACTGGAACAGTTAATCGCGCCACCAGATGCGCTCACGGAGATCACCAATTCGTGGCATCGCTCGCGCTTACTCTCTGACGACGAGCCTTTTCCTCTCGACAAGATGGGCGCCCCGCCTCCTCACCTCGCAGGACACGGACGCGCGAATCCAGCAGGAATCCGGTATCTGTATCTCGGCTCGACCGCTAAGACGGCAGTTGCCGAAGTACGTCCCCACACCGGAGAGAAGGCGTGCGTCGCGATCTTCAAGGTGCCTTCCATCCTCGCTGTCGACCTCCGAGACCCTCGACGAAGCGCCTCCCCTTTCATACTCGAGAACGCAGAGCAGATCGCAGCACTCCGCTCTGGTCTGCCGTTGCTGGAACGACTTGGCGAAGAACTTACGAAGCCGGTGCAACCCAGCAGCGCTGCGTTTGAGTACATACCAAGCCAGTACTTGTGCGAGTTCATCAAGAAGCGTGGATATCAAGGCGTTATCTACCGGAGCTCCGTTAGCGAGGGGGTCAACTTGGCTCTCTTCTTTCCCGAACTCGCTTCTCCGGTAGAAATAAACGTCCTCCATGTAGACCGCGTGACGGTCGACATTGCAAGTGCCTACTGA
- a CDS encoding CNNM domain-containing protein translates to MTDSPVFVAVATALLIVLSAFFVVIEFALLAARRHRLEEQARTRRSARAALRGMNELTIMLAVAQFGITICTFALGAVTKPAVDAWLGPVLAGWGAPAWLADTGAFLLSLLFVTFLHLVIGEMAPKSWAIAHPELAANIIGIPARALAWVLRPLLVWVNRIANRLVAASGFVPADSRGPGGQDIDTIRQLVEHSAAVGTLDDSFRTQLAHVFELERLRVADLLPGGGWHPTAVDEASTVADVRAAAAGSGHLRILVDRPGVAPGVVHVRDVLLEPGDRGIAAAARDCFVLDVATPVYEALGRMRAAGEQFAVVARDGEFVGAITMSDVLRRVLPGGAGLRL, encoded by the coding sequence ATGACCGACTCACCCGTCTTCGTCGCCGTCGCGACCGCGCTGCTGATCGTGCTCAGCGCCTTCTTCGTGGTGATCGAGTTCGCGCTGCTCGCGGCCCGTCGTCACCGTCTCGAAGAGCAGGCCCGCACACGGCGCAGCGCACGTGCGGCGCTCCGGGGCATGAACGAGCTGACGATCATGCTCGCCGTGGCTCAGTTCGGCATCACGATCTGCACGTTCGCCCTCGGCGCGGTCACCAAACCGGCGGTGGACGCGTGGCTGGGCCCCGTTCTCGCGGGGTGGGGCGCCCCGGCGTGGCTCGCCGACACCGGCGCATTCCTGCTGTCGCTGCTGTTCGTCACCTTCCTGCACCTCGTGATCGGCGAGATGGCGCCGAAGTCGTGGGCCATCGCCCACCCCGAGCTGGCGGCGAACATCATCGGCATCCCCGCGCGCGCCCTGGCCTGGGTGCTCCGGCCCCTGCTGGTGTGGGTCAACCGCATCGCGAACCGACTCGTCGCCGCGAGCGGGTTCGTTCCCGCCGACTCCCGCGGGCCGGGCGGGCAGGACATCGATACGATCCGGCAGCTCGTGGAGCACTCCGCCGCCGTGGGCACGCTGGACGACTCCTTCCGCACGCAGCTGGCGCACGTCTTCGAGCTCGAACGGCTGCGGGTGGCCGACCTGCTGCCCGGGGGCGGCTGGCATCCCACCGCGGTCGACGAGGCGTCGACCGTCGCCGACGTGCGCGCCGCCGCCGCCGGCTCGGGCCATCTCCGCATCCTGGTGGACCGGCCCGGCGTGGCGCCCGGGGTCGTCCATGTGCGCGACGTGCTGCTGGAGCCCGGCGATCGCGGGATCGCAGCCGCCGCGCGCGACTGCTTCGTGCTCGACGTCGCGACCCCCGTGTACGAGGCGCTCGGCCGGATGCGCGCCGCGGGCGAGCAGTTCGCCGTGGTCGCCCGCGACGGCGAGTTCGTCGGAGCGATCACCATGTCAGACGTGCTCAGACGGGTGCTGCCCGGCGGAGCCGGGCTCAGGCTCTAG
- a CDS encoding DUF3892 domain-containing protein, translating into MAIEITHVRFGSTSRTEDQFVRYKWKNVSDGNTGDSDKPTLVDWIDNKNGTAYVGSGPSRVNVGAVRPQSGQPHLRTYADGKWTNNLLNLPIF; encoded by the coding sequence ATGGCTATTGAGATCACACACGTTCGGTTCGGAAGTACGTCTAGGACAGAAGATCAGTTCGTCCGGTACAAATGGAAGAACGTAAGCGATGGCAACACCGGGGATAGTGACAAGCCGACATTGGTCGACTGGATCGATAACAAGAACGGAACTGCCTACGTTGGCAGCGGGCCCAGCCGCGTGAATGTTGGGGCTGTCCGTCCGCAGTCTGGGCAGCCGCATTTGCGGACCTATGCGGATGGCAAGTGGACGAACAACTTGCTGAATCTTCCGATCTTCTAG
- a CDS encoding TetR/AcrR family transcriptional regulator, whose product MMSKREQLKQATQQRIIDAAGQLFREYGFAETTIREIAETSGVSVGRVMVVGDKNDLLIHVFDEMIATEHAKRADSIVQANAAARSTCSDRLLVLVGPFVTLFTANPVLARCYASILVSGTHESILFTELAARLNEEFHAAITLHGCTTPVAAAPKARALYFAYIGTLFTWSAKNSSEAAELLSSLGATFATICNCKE is encoded by the coding sequence ATGATGTCGAAACGCGAGCAACTCAAACAAGCGACACAGCAACGAATCATCGACGCTGCGGGGCAGCTATTCCGAGAGTATGGCTTTGCCGAAACAACGATCCGAGAAATCGCGGAAACCAGCGGTGTCAGCGTCGGCAGGGTGATGGTGGTCGGAGATAAGAATGACCTGCTGATCCATGTCTTTGACGAAATGATTGCGACAGAGCATGCGAAACGGGCGGACTCTATTGTTCAGGCAAATGCCGCTGCACGCAGTACTTGCAGCGATCGCTTACTCGTCTTAGTTGGACCATTCGTCACGCTGTTCACAGCTAACCCCGTCTTGGCTCGTTGTTACGCGTCGATCCTGGTTTCCGGAACTCACGAATCAATCCTGTTCACTGAACTCGCCGCTCGACTCAACGAGGAGTTTCATGCAGCAATAACACTTCACGGATGTACCACGCCTGTTGCTGCTGCACCGAAAGCCCGTGCACTGTACTTTGCCTACATCGGCACGCTATTCACCTGGTCGGCCAAGAACTCGTCTGAAGCTGCGGAACTTCTCTCAAGTCTCGGGGCAACGTTCGCCACAATCTGCAATTGCAAGGAGTAA
- a CDS encoding metal-sensitive transcriptional regulator translates to MTPISTTPPADTQDATACDHSEHGYISDKARYLARLKRIEGQARGIHRMVDDEQYCIDILTQISALTSSLQGVAVGLLEDHLRHCVVDAARVGGDVAEEKLREASQAIGRLVR, encoded by the coding sequence ATGACCCCCATCTCGACCACGCCCCCTGCGGACACTCAGGATGCGACCGCCTGCGATCACAGCGAGCACGGCTACATCTCCGACAAGGCCCGCTACCTGGCGCGACTCAAGCGCATCGAGGGGCAGGCGCGGGGCATCCACCGCATGGTCGACGACGAGCAGTACTGCATCGACATCCTCACGCAGATCTCCGCGCTGACCAGCTCCCTGCAGGGCGTCGCGGTGGGTCTGCTCGAGGATCACCTGCGGCACTGCGTCGTCGACGCCGCTCGCGTCGGCGGGGACGTCGCGGAGGAGAAGCTGCGAGAGGCCTCGCAGGCCATCGGCCGCCTCGTGCGCTGA
- a CDS encoding sce7725 family protein, producing the protein MYYPYFRGKQFELIAIRESANLIADSGFVPIIEPVRESLGGLEKALKALADVGAEAVVVVNPRHGDHRENGENIAGLLEQEYRGNDAISAGILLTSETNASRALSLTRNFSAAGTTLIHAGFTESRALSDQLASDATRFRNIFLEDQANRLYRRHFVGKPRVLVGDGFVQMKNADYPPVETFSDLHITYPEQGMDGYGDFLTVGDNYSEGGGPAYAVAIHLTFIDPDQDDAMFVYHFKSDTNDTPTDPAGKFAQALGKLVAKLDSGNSNLLETSAVLEFRDLHERGHFPGLGYVKKLSIKHHLETLAEFHSANSNG; encoded by the coding sequence ATGTACTACCCGTATTTCCGAGGTAAGCAGTTCGAGCTGATAGCCATTCGTGAGTCGGCGAATCTGATCGCCGACTCGGGTTTTGTTCCGATCATCGAGCCGGTGCGCGAGTCGCTGGGAGGCCTGGAAAAGGCTCTTAAGGCTTTGGCTGATGTCGGTGCTGAGGCGGTCGTGGTGGTTAACCCACGCCACGGTGACCATCGCGAGAACGGTGAGAACATTGCGGGTCTTCTTGAACAGGAATATCGAGGGAACGATGCGATAAGCGCCGGGATCCTCCTCACGAGTGAAACAAACGCGAGTCGCGCGTTGAGCTTGACCAGAAACTTCAGCGCGGCTGGAACCACCTTGATACATGCAGGATTTACCGAATCTCGGGCATTGTCTGATCAGCTTGCAAGTGATGCAACACGCTTCCGCAACATCTTCTTAGAAGACCAAGCGAATCGCCTCTACAGGAGACACTTCGTCGGAAAACCAAGGGTTCTGGTTGGCGATGGATTCGTTCAGATGAAGAACGCAGACTACCCACCAGTCGAGACCTTCTCAGACCTACACATCACGTACCCAGAGCAAGGTATGGACGGATATGGCGATTTTCTCACGGTCGGTGATAACTACAGTGAGGGCGGCGGCCCCGCTTATGCGGTTGCCATCCACCTGACTTTCATTGACCCGGATCAGGATGACGCAATGTTCGTCTATCACTTCAAGTCCGACACAAACGATACCCCAACCGATCCCGCGGGAAAGTTCGCTCAGGCCCTGGGCAAGCTGGTCGCGAAACTCGATTCCGGCAATTCAAACTTGCTCGAAACTAGCGCGGTTCTTGAGTTCCGAGACCTGCATGAGAGAGGTCATTTCCCAGGATTGGGATATGTCAAGAAGCTCTCTATTAAGCACCACCTAGAGACACTTGCCGAGTTTCACTCTGCCAACAGCAATGGTTAA
- a CDS encoding DoxX family protein: MILMPDQWWPPAVLALVLLSDAAMSVRPPKFIRDCLDGVGFPREWWWTLIVIKTLAVIGLILGIWVPGVAFAANIGVITYFACAAVAHIRARFMGSAFWLNCLGFLALSIAMLVFSLVL, from the coding sequence ATGATCCTCATGCCCGACCAGTGGTGGCCTCCGGCTGTTCTTGCGCTCGTGCTGCTCAGCGATGCGGCGATGTCGGTGCGTCCGCCCAAGTTCATTCGCGACTGCCTCGACGGAGTAGGGTTCCCACGCGAGTGGTGGTGGACTCTCATCGTAATCAAGACGCTCGCCGTGATCGGGCTCATCTTGGGGATCTGGGTTCCGGGCGTCGCTTTCGCCGCAAATATCGGTGTGATCACGTACTTCGCATGTGCCGCCGTCGCTCACATTCGTGCTCGCTTCATGGGGTCGGCGTTCTGGCTGAACTGCCTCGGCTTCCTGGCGCTCTCTATCGCGATGCTTGTGTTCTCACTCGTGCTTTGA
- a CDS encoding nuclear transport factor 2 family protein yields MSGFTVDELLAVENAGWRALSESRGGTFYGPLMTAEAVFILVNGAVMTRDDVASSLDGAPGWDSYAIADARLIPVGDDGAALVYRAEATRADLPEPFVALMSSVYRRIDGRPRLALYQQTTITH; encoded by the coding sequence ATGAGCGGCTTCACGGTGGACGAGCTCCTCGCGGTCGAGAACGCCGGGTGGCGTGCGCTCAGCGAATCCCGGGGCGGGACCTTCTACGGGCCGCTCATGACCGCGGAGGCCGTCTTCATTCTCGTGAACGGTGCGGTGATGACCCGTGACGATGTCGCGAGTTCGCTGGATGGAGCACCCGGCTGGGACTCGTATGCGATCGCCGATGCGCGGCTGATCCCGGTCGGAGACGATGGGGCCGCCCTCGTCTATCGAGCCGAAGCGACGCGCGCAGACTTGCCGGAGCCGTTCGTGGCGCTCATGTCGAGCGTCTACCGCCGCATCGACGGCAGGCCCAGGCTCGCGCTCTATCAGCAGACCACCATCACGCACTGA
- a CDS encoding hemolysin family protein, with amino-acid sequence MVSAVLMLLLGIVLILVIIAANGYFVAQEFAYMSVDRSRLAARADAGDAAAKRALAVTRRTSFMLSGAQLGITVTGLMVGYVAQPMVGESLGVLLGGLDIPPAITVSITTVGVLVAATIVQMILGELYPKNLAISAPEPLALRLARSTQAYLTVFGWLIAVFDVAANLFLKLLRVEPVHDVDSSASPQDLKRAVADSRESGDLPDELSILIDRVLDFPDDDVDHAMTPSARVATVPRSATLGELRELMAHAHSRYPVVGESGEPVGVVELIDLLRTDEPDEAGVTRIMRPPLVVPTLMALPDALREMQRARAQLACAIDEYGGFAGVLTTEDVAEELVGEITDEHDAASPSGMAAEAPSVWLADGGMPLDEVSRVIGYDLPGGDYETLAGLVIAAAGEFPAVGETVVVPLPGDPADLVRDEPVRRELAIEVRSVVRFVPGTVRVELVESPAAEREEAEGER; translated from the coding sequence GTGGTCTCCGCAGTGCTGATGCTGCTGCTCGGCATCGTCCTGATCCTCGTGATCATCGCTGCGAACGGGTACTTCGTCGCGCAGGAGTTCGCCTACATGTCGGTCGATCGCTCCCGGCTCGCAGCGCGCGCCGACGCCGGCGACGCCGCGGCGAAACGCGCGCTCGCGGTGACGCGGCGCACGTCGTTCATGCTCTCGGGCGCGCAGCTCGGCATCACCGTCACCGGCCTGATGGTGGGGTACGTCGCCCAGCCCATGGTCGGCGAGTCCCTCGGCGTGCTCCTCGGCGGCCTCGACATCCCGCCCGCGATCACCGTCTCCATCACCACGGTGGGCGTGCTCGTCGCGGCCACGATCGTGCAGATGATCCTCGGCGAGCTGTATCCGAAGAACCTCGCCATCTCGGCGCCGGAGCCGCTCGCGCTCCGTCTCGCGCGCTCGACCCAGGCCTACCTCACGGTGTTCGGCTGGCTCATCGCGGTCTTCGACGTCGCAGCGAATCTCTTCTTGAAGCTGTTGCGCGTCGAACCGGTGCACGACGTCGACTCCAGCGCTTCGCCGCAGGATCTCAAGCGGGCGGTCGCCGACTCGCGCGAGAGCGGCGATCTGCCCGACGAGCTGTCGATCCTCATCGATCGCGTGCTCGACTTCCCCGACGACGACGTGGATCACGCGATGACGCCCAGTGCGCGCGTGGCGACGGTTCCGCGGAGCGCGACGCTCGGCGAGCTGCGCGAGCTGATGGCGCACGCCCACAGCCGCTACCCGGTCGTCGGGGAGTCCGGCGAGCCCGTCGGCGTGGTCGAGCTGATCGATCTGCTGCGCACGGACGAGCCGGACGAGGCCGGGGTGACGCGGATCATGCGGCCGCCGCTCGTGGTGCCGACGCTGATGGCGCTGCCCGACGCGCTGCGGGAGATGCAGCGCGCGAGAGCGCAGCTGGCCTGCGCGATCGACGAGTACGGCGGCTTCGCCGGGGTGCTCACCACCGAGGACGTCGCCGAGGAGCTCGTCGGCGAGATCACGGACGAGCACGACGCGGCGAGCCCGTCCGGCATGGCGGCCGAGGCGCCGAGCGTCTGGCTCGCCGATGGCGGCATGCCCCTCGACGAGGTGAGCCGGGTGATCGGGTACGACCTGCCCGGCGGCGACTACGAGACCCTCGCCGGTCTCGTGATCGCGGCTGCCGGCGAGTTCCCCGCGGTGGGGGAGACCGTCGTGGTACCGCTTCCCGGGGATCCCGCCGACCTCGTGCGCGACGAGCCCGTGCGCCGGGAGCTCGCGATCGAGGTGCGCTCGGTCGTCAGATTCGTCCCCGGGACCGTGCGCGTGGAGCTCGTCGAGTCGCCCGCCGCCGAGCGCGAAGAAGCGGAGGGGGAGCGATGA
- a CDS encoding heavy metal translocating P-type ATPase has translation MTHPHDSAHPQSHDAPASGGEPDGTGGHAGNGGHDGHAEHSEHDGHADHSEHADRSEHGGHDGHDGHGDHAGEFRRMFWIMLALAVPTVALSDMFATLLGYPLPDIPGLDWISPALGTVMYFWGGRPFLTGAVSEIRARRPGMMLLIALAITVAFLASWAASLGLIHHELDFWWELALLIVIMLLGHWIEMRSLAQTTSALDSLAALLPDAAERLEQDRVVTVSPSDLVVGDTVIVRPGGSVPADGRIVDGRAAMDESMITGESRTVSRGTGDRVTAGTVATDSGLRVEVTEIGDDTALAGIQRLVTEAQQSSSRAQRLADTAAGWLFWFALGAAVVTAAAWSLFGQPDTAVVRTITVLVIACPHALGLAIPLVVSIATERAARGGVLVKDRLALESMRTVDTVLFDKTGTLTKGEPTVTEVSTAPEIDSDRVLALAAAAESDSEHPLARAIVRAAKERRLSLPESRDFSSSPAVGVTARVDGTTVRVGGPHLLAEARVDELPAAERWRADGAIILHVLQDGRVIGALRLADEVRPESREAVAALHALDAQVVMITGDAEAVARSVARELGIDRCFAGVRPEDKAAKVRDLQAEGRRVAMVGDGVNDAPALAQADVGLAIGAGTDVAIASAGVILAGDDPRSVLSVIELSRAAYRKMRQNLWWAAGYNLVSVPLAAGVLAPIGFVLPMSVGAILMSLSTLIVALNAQLLRRLDLRPETSTRTILARSQQ, from the coding sequence ATGACCCACCCCCACGACTCGGCGCACCCCCAGAGCCACGACGCCCCCGCCTCCGGAGGCGAGCCCGACGGCACCGGCGGGCACGCGGGGAATGGCGGGCACGACGGGCACGCGGAGCACAGCGAGCACGACGGGCACGCGGACCACAGCGAGCACGCGGACCGCAGCGAGCACGGCGGGCACGACGGGCACGACGGGCACGGCGATCACGCGGGCGAGTTCCGCCGCATGTTCTGGATCATGCTGGCGCTCGCGGTGCCGACGGTGGCGCTGTCCGACATGTTCGCGACGCTGCTCGGCTATCCCCTCCCCGATATTCCGGGCCTCGACTGGATCTCCCCCGCACTGGGCACGGTGATGTACTTCTGGGGCGGCCGCCCCTTCCTCACCGGCGCGGTGAGCGAGATCCGAGCCCGCCGGCCGGGCATGATGCTGCTGATCGCACTCGCGATCACCGTGGCGTTCCTCGCGTCCTGGGCCGCGAGCCTCGGGCTCATCCACCACGAGCTCGACTTCTGGTGGGAGCTCGCGCTGCTCATCGTGATCATGCTGCTCGGGCACTGGATCGAGATGCGCTCGCTCGCGCAGACGACCTCGGCGCTCGACTCTCTCGCCGCGCTGCTGCCCGATGCCGCCGAGCGGCTCGAGCAGGATCGGGTGGTGACGGTGTCGCCGTCGGACCTCGTGGTCGGCGACACCGTCATCGTGCGCCCCGGAGGCAGCGTGCCCGCCGACGGCCGCATCGTCGACGGCCGCGCCGCCATGGACGAGTCGATGATCACCGGCGAGTCCCGAACGGTCTCGCGCGGCACCGGCGACCGTGTCACGGCGGGCACCGTGGCCACCGACTCCGGCCTGCGCGTCGAGGTGACCGAGATCGGCGACGACACCGCACTGGCGGGGATCCAGCGTCTCGTCACCGAGGCGCAGCAGTCCTCCTCGCGCGCCCAGAGGCTCGCCGACACCGCGGCCGGGTGGCTGTTCTGGTTCGCGCTCGGCGCCGCCGTGGTGACCGCTGCCGCGTGGTCGCTCTTCGGGCAGCCCGACACAGCCGTGGTGCGCACCATCACCGTGCTCGTGATCGCCTGCCCCCACGCGCTCGGCCTCGCGATCCCGCTCGTGGTGTCGATCGCGACGGAGCGGGCCGCGCGCGGAGGCGTGCTCGTGAAGGACCGTCTGGCGCTCGAGAGCATGCGCACCGTTGACACCGTGCTGTTCGACAAGACCGGCACGCTCACGAAGGGCGAACCGACGGTCACCGAGGTGTCGACCGCGCCGGAGATCGACTCCGATCGCGTGCTCGCACTGGCGGCCGCGGCGGAGTCGGACAGCGAGCACCCGCTCGCACGGGCGATCGTGCGAGCGGCGAAGGAGCGGCGGCTGAGCCTTCCGGAGAGCCGGGACTTCTCCTCATCGCCGGCCGTCGGCGTGACCGCGCGCGTCGACGGCACGACGGTGCGGGTCGGAGGGCCCCATCTCCTTGCCGAGGCGCGCGTCGACGAGCTGCCGGCGGCGGAGCGGTGGCGGGCGGATGGGGCGATCATTCTGCACGTGCTGCAGGATGGACGGGTGATCGGCGCCCTGCGACTCGCCGACGAGGTGCGCCCCGAATCCCGCGAGGCGGTCGCAGCGCTGCACGCGCTCGACGCCCAGGTCGTCATGATCACGGGCGACGCGGAAGCCGTCGCCCGCTCGGTCGCGCGCGAGCTCGGGATCGACCGCTGCTTCGCGGGGGTGCGCCCGGAGGACAAGGCCGCGAAGGTGCGCGATCTGCAGGCCGAGGGCCGCCGGGTCGCGATGGTGGGGGACGGCGTGAACGACGCGCCCGCGCTCGCGCAGGCCGACGTGGGTCTGGCGATCGGCGCGGGCACCGACGTGGCCATCGCCTCCGCGGGGGTCATCCTCGCGGGGGACGATCCCCGCTCGGTGCTGTCGGTGATCGAGCTCTCGCGCGCCGCGTACCGCAAGATGCGCCAGAACCTCTGGTGGGCGGCCGGCTACAACCTCGTCTCGGTACCCCTGGCCGCCGGCGTGCTCGCGCCGATCGGCTTCGTGCTGCCGATGTCGGTGGGAGCGATCCTGATGTCCCTGTCCACGCTCATCGTCGCCCTCAACGCGCAACTGCTGCGCCGCCTCGATCTGCGCCCCGAGACCAGTACGCGGACGATCCTCGCCCGCTCTCAGCAGTGA
- a CDS encoding TspO/MBR family protein, which translates to MDTRPSIARQILALIAFVAIVAIVAALGSLASASNVDGWYAGVEKAPWDPPNSVFGPVWSALYLVIALAGWLVWRAGYRAGRPNAARGALALFVAQLVLNGLWAPAFFTAYPILGPPAWWIALAVIIALIAAVGAFALAARARSRAAAWLMLPYLAWLLFATTLNIGIIALN; encoded by the coding sequence ATGGACACCCGCCCGAGCATCGCCCGTCAGATCCTCGCATTGATCGCGTTCGTCGCGATCGTGGCGATCGTCGCCGCGCTCGGCTCACTCGCATCGGCGTCCAACGTCGACGGCTGGTACGCCGGAGTGGAGAAGGCGCCGTGGGATCCGCCCAATTCCGTGTTCGGCCCCGTGTGGTCGGCGCTGTACCTGGTGATCGCGCTCGCGGGGTGGCTGGTCTGGCGCGCCGGCTACCGGGCTGGTCGCCCCAATGCCGCGCGCGGCGCGCTCGCGCTGTTCGTCGCTCAGCTCGTGCTGAACGGGCTCTGGGCCCCGGCCTTCTTCACCGCGTATCCGATCCTCGGCCCGCCCGCCTGGTGGATCGCGCTCGCCGTGATCATCGCGCTCATCGCCGCGGTGGGGGCGTTCGCGCTCGCGGCGCGCGCGAGGTCGCGGGCCGCGGCCTGGCTGATGCTCCCCTACCTCGCCTGGCTGCTCTTCGCCACGACGCTGAACATCGGCATCATCGCGCTCAACTGA
- a CDS encoding sce7726 family protein → MSLDKSEAAALSRLFSATVLRDLGKQARSPLFTRLLDHTRFATYMSPEATVGTVFDEAFELLSKSRFRDDYVYRAAITEKILLGRHSLNTATLLNEVRAGSCKADVVVLNGTATAYEIKSERDSLARLRNQVFNYRQVFATVNVVVSTSHLSEVLKATPEDVGVITLSERFRFQTSREAQNRPERIVPSMVLEVLRVDEAAAVLTGLGQEIPAVPNTQIRSELDRIFAELDPAAVHEEMVKILRASRSQANLATFIGSIPASIRAASLAAKPTPKSRARIKEAVDTPLTEALAWK, encoded by the coding sequence ATGAGTCTTGACAAGAGTGAAGCGGCGGCGCTGAGCCGCCTTTTCTCCGCAACGGTCCTCCGAGATCTTGGTAAGCAGGCCCGTTCTCCGCTATTCACGCGACTGCTCGATCACACCCGCTTCGCCACCTACATGTCACCCGAGGCGACGGTCGGAACCGTATTCGACGAGGCATTCGAACTGCTGAGCAAGTCCAGGTTTCGTGATGACTATGTCTATCGCGCCGCGATCACAGAGAAGATTCTTCTGGGCAGGCACAGCCTAAATACCGCAACGTTACTGAACGAAGTTCGCGCGGGATCGTGCAAAGCCGATGTTGTCGTTCTCAACGGAACTGCGACAGCATACGAAATAAAGTCTGAGCGAGACTCTCTAGCCCGGCTACGAAACCAAGTATTCAACTACCGGCAGGTTTTCGCGACCGTGAACGTGGTGGTCAGCACGTCGCACCTTTCCGAAGTTCTCAAGGCCACACCCGAGGATGTTGGAGTTATCACGCTATCCGAGCGTTTCAGGTTCCAAACGTCACGCGAAGCGCAGAATCGCCCTGAGCGTATTGTCCCCAGCATGGTCCTTGAAGTCCTACGTGTTGATGAAGCTGCTGCGGTCCTGACGGGTCTCGGGCAGGAGATTCCTGCCGTGCCGAACACTCAGATTCGCTCCGAACTTGACCGGATCTTTGCAGAGCTAGATCCGGCTGCCGTCCACGAGGAAATGGTCAAGATCCTCAGAGCAAGTCGCTCCCAGGCCAATCTAGCAACCTTCATCGGTTCCATACCCGCTTCGATTCGCGCGGCCTCCCTGGCCGCAAAACCAACCCCTAAAAGCAGAGCTCGCATCAAGGAAGCCGTTGATACTCCGCTAACTGAGGCTCTTGCCTGGAAGTGA